GAGTTATCTGAGGAAGATAAATTAATCGTATCACGCGCACGCCGTGTTCAACGTTTCTTATCTCAACCTTTCCACGTTGCTGAGCAATTTACAGGATTAAAAGGTGTATTGGTTGACATTAAAGATACCATCAAAGGATTTAACATGATCATGGATGGTGAAGTTGATGAGTATCCAGAAGCAGCATTTAACCTTGTAGGTAGCATTGAAGAAGCTATTGAAAAAGGTAAAAAACTATTAGCGGAAGCAAATAACTAATATTGATAAATAGCGGCGAGGTTTGAGCTGAATGATTCAAACCTCGCCGCTCCTATCTAAAAGCAAATGACATTAGAAATATTAACACCAGACAAGAAAGTTTTTGAAGGAGAGGTAACTGCTGTTACCGTACCGGGAACAATGGGCTCGTTCCAGATTTTGCACGACCATGCTCCTATTATTTCTACTTTGGAGGATGGCCCCGTAATTATTAAAAGCAAAACCGGCGATAATACCTTTATTATTAAAGGTGGTGTGGTTGAGGTCTTAAAAAACAAGATTATTGTTTTGGCCGAAGGGGTTGCTTAATATTTTATCATACAATATTGTAAAGCCCTTTGAAATTTCAAAGGGCTTTTTTTGTATCCAATAAAATATGATTTTCATCAACTTTTTTGGTAGACCACTCGGTTTTAGGAAGAAAATCACAAAAAATACAATGCTCGCATAACAACCATACCGAATACCGAAATCATATTTGGTATAGTAGCATCCAATTAACATACCAAAAATAGCAATATCAACAAATTAAAATCTGACTTTATTTAAAACAAAAGAATTATATTTTTTTTCAATTATTTTCACCCAGCTATTGATAGTTTAAATAGCAAGAACTAAATTGGATTTATAAAGCAATAACAAATAAATAATAAAATGAACCTTTCAATTACAGCATTATTTAATGTCATTATTAACCTTATTATTCTTCTGATTCTTCAGAAGGACAAGGCGCTGTAAATGAATATTTAATAAAAAAAATATACGCAAGCGCCCCCCAAAAGTGGCGCTTTTTTAATGAAACAATATCATACCAAAACATAGCTATAACCAAATGCAATACTTTAACTCAAATACAGTGCTTTACTTAAATGGCCAGTTCCAAAAAGCAACTGACACGACTGCAGATATTTACGGGCAGTCATTACACTATGGCTATGCTGTATTTGAAGGAATAAGAGCATACAATACCCATAATGGAACCCGGGTTTTTAAAGCCAGAGAACATTATGAACGCTTAAAGCGCTCTGCAGAATTGATGCATATCCCCTTTCCATGGGATGTAAAAGACCTAATCAAGCAGACCTACAAATTATTGGAAATCAATAATTTGAAAAACGCTTACATCCGCCCCCTAATTTATTGCGCACCTAACATGTCA
This is a stretch of genomic DNA from Candidatus Pedobacter colombiensis. It encodes these proteins:
- the atpC gene encoding ATP synthase F1 subunit epsilon, yielding MTLEILTPDKKVFEGEVTAVTVPGTMGSFQILHDHAPIISTLEDGPVIIKSKTGDNTFIIKGGVVEVLKNKIIVLAEGVA